In Juglans regia cultivar Chandler chromosome 13, Walnut 2.0, whole genome shotgun sequence, the DNA window TCATGTGTCTTTTGAACATATGAAACGTACTTTTTTTATTCACCTTTTTAACTTCATTTCTCCTTTACAttttaaatctttttctttattaatccaAATCCattaatgttattaaaaatatatatctctcacattaggggtgggctccgactcctacggagtcggagttgtcatttccgacctccgactccgacaaaagtcggagccaaagttcccctccgactccgactccgaacgtagtcggagtccgattccgatcggaggtccgactggagttcggagggagttccgaacggaggtcggagctccgactccgaactcaatttcagatttttttttatttattattatttaaattttgttgttcaatttcgtttcaaatagtgggcaacatatatatatttttttaaaggtgaaccatctacaaatatttggtttataagagttttcaataatttaaatattcgttctgattttgatactgaattttgattatatctttaatttgttttatgtccgcctgaaatttagcattgaAAGtggtcatgactcatgagttgaaaattacacaaatttaaaattttatagaaaagaatgatggtacgaatttgtataattcgattaatttcagttggataataaattataaacttttgagagatgatggataagtactaatagaaattatagaataaagagtactcaTCCCACGTATTTGCTTgggatataagtacataaatataactatataaatagtttaaaaagtaaataacatgtatgatgcagccataagttataacagtctcatttataacgtaataacaatatgactcagtcttgaaatataactacataaaaattaaacacgggtttcactcaaaccccaatgttccattggtcacgcctgaaatgaagatagaaagtagcaatcaatagaaggaaaaaaattgataataaaaaattatatagggtaaaaaaataatttgattcttaccaagaaaggaggttctctcaactccatcccaactctcaagtagcgttcgttccaaactctcaatcatcggtaattatgttagggttaacaattagatctataaaatcataaaaagtagaagttagaaacattaaaaataattaaatcatcatttaaaagcatataaacttacccgattcaagcctatagctctcggcatcaacgccaacggtatctagtccaatgggcgtttcacttatccaattctgtgtgcaaacgagggcctccacggttgacggtgacaatgaactccgataagcatccaacacgcgacctccagtgctaaatgccgactctgaggcaaccgtagtgacaggaatggctagcacatctcgggccacacgggaaaggactggatacttggtggaattaactttccaccaagttaataactgaaatacatcactaggtgcctcgacagcttccataaaatatcgttcaacctcagatgtacaatgcataatatttcttgttgacatgagttgatgatactgccgtatgacacgattgcctctaacccctacagatgggtcagtatcacctgagggaactgtcgatcctgtcggcctcgaatgtgaggagctaccaactgcggatgaaggctgagcactagtactgtagtgatgatataagtcatcaacatcactttttagcaatctaataaactctccagccttcactgccccgaggacagaatttacccaaaattctagaacggccaatttaactcgggggtcaaggatcacagccacaaatagcaatctatttatcttctcaatattcccccaatatttatcatatttgatcttcatcctcgtagccatatcagataacaatccagcagagtcagtacaactattttccaactggaagtgaagctccgagagctcactgaaaaatgagttcgcagtcgtatatttggatccagatagtcgcatggttatctcataaaaagttcttaaaaattcaacaaaataactcacactggtccaatcatgtgcgtctggcgcaccgaggccctgtcctgctggctccaacaaagcatatctcaggcccccatcctcgacctccatccgctcgaatgctttttggtacttctgtgccacatccaacatcatgtatgtagaattccatcgagtcggaacgtccaagcacagcatactagaacattcaattttcaaatcttctgctattgccttaaacttggcaagcctttgaggggaacccctcacatatcgtacaatgttgcggactcaggttatggaatcatgaacctgttttaatccctcaacaactatgaggttaatgatatgagcacagcatcgaacgtgaataaactcgtgggcccgaatgacatcatctctcaccgtcgtgttccgcttaaaccaatcaattgttgtttcattcgcactggcattgtcaactgtaatacacaacacttttcaaatttcccagtcctttaaacaatcatccatcttcgccccaatggatgcacctttatgatccataatttctttaaaaccaataatttttttatgcaaaatccactcattgtcaatgtagtgtgctgtgatacacatgtagcagacgttttGTAtagaagtccatgtgtcagtcgtaaaagacactctctggccagtggtaataaacatcttcctcatctcctccttgtccttcgcatgcctcttcataccatctcgcatcactgtataccgtgatggaatgggaaatcgtggctcaacaaaatttagaaactttcgaaagcctcttttctcgactgtggtaaatggcatctcatcagtaattatcatctctgcaagcatgtccctcaacatcttctcactgtattgagggatgaccaatttcttagtctgtgtaccatcagtggctgtagaagtttggtaactgaggttggtctgatcagtggcttgcaatcccttcgctatcttatatcgttggcaaccatttagatgtgctattaacacactggtaccttgcttcttcgaatggcatccacaaagtgatccacagtaatggcatcttgcCACTGGGTTCGTAATTTCActaggaattttggtgaaatgctcacatgtccacgacctctttttaggaggtcgtggtggttgatcttgctcaatgggcatctcctcctcctcgttgaacatatcttcatcatctatatcaactgggagtgagagtcgactactcgcacaaaatgtagctgctctagatgtagctgccctagatgtggctctaggggtggaagtacccaccggtgtaggagttgtagcattggcatccgccacatccccttgtggacgatcatctccactatatctaggatccatatcacaatcaatgaaactgaaaaaattaaattagaagcaaaaaattagtttaaaaataaactaggctattgtattatacaataggacatgtattattgtatcataataatacatgtatcgatgtattattacattgaggttcggttgatgtgcgcttgactcagaCGAACCCATCTAGATGGGCGcccgacgtgcgctcgacgtgcgctcgagcaaaagccatacagagaggttcgctcgacgtgcgctcgacatagcgctcgagtagaacccatccagaaaggttcgctcgatgtgcgctcgaagtggcgctcgagcagaactcatacagagaggttcgctcgatgtgcgctcgaagtggcgctcgagcagaactcatacagagaggtttgctcgatgtgcgctcgacgtggagctcgagcagaatccatccagagaggttcgctcgacgtgcgctgaacatggcgctcgagcataatccatacagagaggatcgcttgacctgcgctcgacgtcgagctcgagcagaatccatacagagagtttcgctcgatgagcgctcgagcagaactcttccagagaggttcgcttgacttccgctcgacatatcgctcgagccaatgtttaatacaacgtgcgctcgacacctcgctcgagctcAAGTCttcaaaataatgtaaaattcatgtttttgagcgccgtgttggggactatattgaatattcaatacacaagaatcacaactgctggctccaattcataagagactgcttgaattaaatttagggctcataaatttagggctcaccgtaggtggaaggctggaaactgaacagagggacggcggcaggaaggagcaacgacgaacggtgttCTGAAGAACGCGAGACGGagggttcactggttcagtcactgACTCACTGGGAtgggagacgcgagagagaagtgaaggaggaagaagaagtgaagaaggaataaggaagaagaagaagtgaagaaggaatcAGAAGAACGCAAGGCTTCTTCTTCAAGAAGGAACTTCCGAACGatgccgttccatattaagtggaacggtgtcgttcaataatttttttttaaacccagctccaaaacgacgtcgttttggagctgggtttaaaaaaaaaagtcggagtcggagtcggagctccttcgagctccgactccgaataattattcggagctactccgaattccgacaactccgactccgtcggagtcggcatcggagcggaggtcggaATTCTCGAAATTCTGCACACCCCTATCTCACATGCTTCAAAAGACacaaaacaatttaataaactGAACTTTATCCCATTTAGTTTGGAAGAAATCTTTgtactttatatatacatatatatatatattatttgtttgtaGGATTGGATGTATAAACCCTAATCCGATGACAAAAGATTTaaggcccgtttggatacagaaacactatcaatctatctcatctcatttcatcattataactttcctaaattttcatacaaaatataataaacaattcaacgttttcaaatctcaaaacaataataatattaaaaaataatatgctaaCAATATtctattcaactcatttaaaatcatttcatctcattttactatctAACTAGccctcgtttggttatataaatgagatgaaagttgaataaaatattattagaatataatttttattttaagatttaaaaaaattgaatgatttattgtattttatttaaaaatttaaaaaaattataataattaaatagaataagatgaaaaagtttATGTGAACAAACCAGAACTTAACTAATTGACCTTACGTAAAAATTGGCATAAAGAAAATACTACTCCCATCTACAAAATTCACGACAAAACTTATCGATTggattttatttacttttgtttaatggttaaataagaattttttaataattttttatatgtctaaaatttttttaaaaaaaatatttaaaaaataaaatttacagtCCGGCCCTTAGCTTGTCTCGgcctaaatgtttttttttaacaatataatctCGGCCCAGTATCCAATACCTTCCCATCTATATGCTCACCTTCTTTATGACACACACCTACTTAAacctaattttaaatatatatttatatatatattataatcatttttcgaattttttatttttattttttttattattaccattaatttattttgtggtGTTTATTAGGCTACGTATCCCACCGTtcgtaaataatttttaataggaGTGTGCTGCGCATCAGTCGGAAGTCGCAGCATAcagtccaaatttttttttttttcatttaatgcaCTAGATGTATGCCGGCTTCCATAAACCGTAggcttacatttatattttctctttttaatataataagagATTTCCAAGTGGGCGTAACTACTGGTGAGGTTTGAAAGTCTTTATCATGTGAAGGTGCACTCTTCCTCacgaataataatataatattgcaTTCAAAAGCCTACCTattgattatatattaaatatatatatatatatatatatatgtaataaagACGTTCGATCTCAaagtttgcttctttttttcaatGCCTTGAGAAACAAGGGAGGTGCCATTTGTCAACAATTAGCTATTTTGTTGTTTAAAGTTGCGtttaaatagtgaaataattttaaatattctgtaaataataaataataaccctAAATTAATACGCAAAATCACAGTAGTTGAAAGCTATATATAAGGGAAGGGGTATAGCTAGCTTGACAAGACTTACTTCTTAAATTCAATGCAACCAACAACCAAATTCGCGAATATTATACCCAATGTTAGAGCCCGCGGTGGCTTCAgcgtagcattactcaattgtTTAAAGCCATGCAGGTGCCTACTTTTTTCGTTTTGAGGACCACGGGTTGTGTTAGGTGAATTAATTACAGCAGGAGAATGATGATCACgggtgcttatatatatatatatatatatatatatatataagtcatggcaattaattaatagatttgACATCtggaaaaataagagaaaaaaataaaaggaaagagaataaGACATGAGAGCTAAAAGACAGAGAGTCGATTATTCTAATTAGTCACCACGtgagtattttttgaattattagaGAAATCGTATTCATCAcgatatataagaatttaattttgtctACCCAGCTTATAAGGTTGAAGATCAAGGCATTAACCTAATAATATGGTCTGATTATGCAAttcagataaaatgaaatgaaatatttattaaaagttaaataaaatattatttttattttaaaattttaaaaaataaattatttattatattttatataaaaattatataaattgccTACCATAGATGAAGTTGTAGCCAAACTAATTAAGTTGTAGGTACGTACGGCGTACGCAGAGAGAATTTTTTACGAGTAAAGTATGAGACTAatgcttttaaataataaataatttaatttttttaaatttttacataaaatataataaataatttaatttttttaaattttacaataaaaataatattttatctaacttttaattttaaactcaaTTCATTCCTTATATATTATGAACATTCATGTGAATCACTCTCCTTGTAATTACATTTCGACAGCcgcctctctcttttttattgtCTTTTAATTATATTGCATGTTTGGTCTGCTAAGGCTAATATTGTCTCTGCTGTAAAATCCAGCTCACAAGCATCACAGGCAAAGGAAAATAGCAGTATCACGTAACCACCTTCTGCTCATGGAGCAGGTGCACCCTCCGTAACAAACCATACTCTAGGCCTAGAATATTTGATTCTGTACAAAAATTCTTTTAGCTCAagtgtttaaactttaaaggcATCATCGTAATAGCCACAATACAATCAAATACAGCGAAACGTTTTCTTCAACACGATCCAATTCAAatcaggaaaaataaaataaaaaatgaaaattagtgTTAACATTTTACAACCTGACTGATCAACCGTTGATGGAAGTAATAATTTGCCACACgatataattgaaaattaagtgAATTTAATGAAGAAAACTATAGAAAATCATCAGATCTTTATTCAGATAATTAGGCTAACCTGAGAATGAGATCATGGGGACCGGAATATTGCTCTAAATTTCAGAGACCAAGCCACCTGAGAATGGCTGCTGCTGAACTTGTGATTTCTCCTGCAGAATCCTtgttattattagaaccaatcAAACATCAATCAATGcctacaaatatattttcaaaacgCTTACCAAATGAAGATCCACTCTCTATGGAAACCAACCaacctcctatatatatatatatatatatatatatatatatatctgcaagaaaaatatttatttgtaactatttaattttagcaaaattactatttacagttaaaataagtatgttttaatcacaaataacattttcgtCGCAATTAAATAATCACACAAGTCTATTTTCTTGAAGTATATCATGCAATCGATATCTGCGTTAAGTGATCAATATTAGTCAAATaagcatttttcttgtattgtaTTGATCATAAATATCACGTACTAACGTCGCATCTCCCAGACCCAAACGGTCGAATACATCTTTGTATTGTTATAAATATGCTCTATAAACATCAGTAAATTAAATGACTCTTAGCACTCTCACGGCATGAGGAATTTCATTAAGCACATGCACCTTTCTCTCGTTGTCTATATATAGTTAGAGAATGACTACACATTAGCCTATACTCTCCACACACTGTACGTGGTatcacttttttctttgttctttttttttttttaaacctacaATGTTAAGTGTGATGCGGCTGTAGCGCACAATAGGCTGcagtttatattttctgataTAGTTATTGCTTGGACAACCCCAACTCCGATCCAGTCTTATTTAATTTAAcctaattttgttaaataatcaGGGCATGCACCATGCGCGCGAAGTTATTTTATTGCATCTACTATCTCACGTACGTGTAAGTTTCATGGACAGGacaacattattattaattaacatttacAAAAGTCATATTATCAtgtgtttatatattatttcaaatttagatttaaaattatactatttataAGCTAGCGTAGCGGTGTAACATGATACCATTTACTATAaagattcattattaaataaattgatatagtagGCTTTGTATTTAGTATGTAAATCAAACGGATGGTCTCTGATCTAAGGAATTAGATTTTGAGACTGTGTTTGATTAGAGAAGTAGTAaactactttattattatttatatatcatctAAAATTACCTCAATAACTAAAGAGAGATTGACATAAACCAAACAATCTTATTCTTTGCATTTTAAGAGTGATGCTATTCTATCGTGCAGAGTGTATTGCTTAATTTTACtgttagtttaaaatttttatttttattttttaaaattgttttattcataaatttttttattattttaaaatatatcaatatattaataattatttttttatttattaaataaaaaatatgaaaaatatataaaatatcaaaataaaaaaatagataaaatagtatttttcgtATTTTAAACAGTTCAAATTTTTACAGCCCGACTAGTACAGATGTATTTATTTGTATCGGATAATTAACGTCTGACAGCACGAGCATACGAAGAAGGCTGCCAAGAATTACGTTGAAGATAAGGGTACCACGTCAGATGGTCTTACCAAATCACCACAGTTTACACCCACCCCAAGCATGGATCGCGTGTTACACGCTCCATGATTACGTGCGGCCACATCTCTCATCCACACAAAAAGGACCTCCATCTCAACCCTCTTGGCGCGAGCGAGCGAGCACGCACGCTCGCACATTCTCTTCACATATCTGAAAATTTTCCCTCTATCCAAACTAAAAACAGACAATTTGAAAAAGCGTAAGAAAAAGCGAAAATAAAAATCGCGGAGCTGTCTCTGCAATCAGAATACCACCGCCGcgtccctttctctctctgtttttttttccttctagatTTCATAGGAATAATCTCCTGGGAAACAAACAAATCTCTGCCCGTAACAACTCTCCACATGTAGTTAAGTTAAAGCCTCTTCAATCAACATAACCGCTGTAGATAAAATTTCTAAGTCTATCCACTTGCCTCGTTTtctgggaaaaaataaaaacaaagcgtttttttggttttaaagtttataattaatccTCTTCCtcttagaattttttttgtcGTTTGGGTTTGGTCTCTAAGATTTTGACGTAAAATCTCGAATTTTCTGGGAAAAGAATGATGAGAAGGCAGCATCAAGACGAGCAATCTAGGATCTTCTACGAGCTCTCCGCTCTGGTCCTCAACATCCTCCGATCCCCACCGTCTCCGATTCCGTTCTCCGAAAATTCTCAGCCGGCGGCGATGACGACATCGTCTTCGTCAGCCTCCCGGCGGCCTTATTCGGCGGCGCAGATCTCGCCAGCGGGGTTCGCTTCGCTGCTGCTGGGGATTTCTCTGGCCCTGATGCTCTGCGGATCGGTCACTTTCTTCATTGGCTTCATATTGATGCCATGGGTTCTCGGGCTGGTCATGGTATTGTACGTGGCCGGAATCGTCTCGACCGTCTCGATGCTCGGTCGCTCCCTTCTCTGTTACGCCACGGCACCGCCCACGCCGCGGAAGGACGTTCCTGGTAAGAGATATTATCAATTTTCAAGGGTTTTTATGTATTGAGTTCGTCTGAATGTTTGTTTTGGGGATTTGTTTCTTTTGTCTGTATGATTGAATTCAATGCTTTTGTTTCTTGCTAATGTTGCCAGGAATTGGTTTGTTCTTTCATCCTGCTTGTTAATAGTCAAGCTCTAATATTTGAATTTCTTATTCTGCTGCTTTTCTAATGGCTTTGTTCTTTTCACCTGAATTTTGAAGTCCTAGGATTATATGACAGAATTATATGACACTTTGGGGTGCTGTTTACTTTGCCTCTTATATCCTACCTGCCTGCCTTCTTTCCCATTCATAGGTCAAAAAGTTACCATAGTAATCGGCCCAGCTTCATCAACCCCATTCTAGATATTTTGCTGCTATATGCATATCTTATCAAGCAAATTCGGCACGGTTTCTTCTTCTTGGATATGGAActgctgtgattttttttttttttaaaaaagcgaAGGAGAAGGGtgaaaaaggagaggaaaaaggaAGAATCAAGAAACTGATCAGAGATTGGTTCATGATTAGATTGACTACGAAGAATTTAGAACGTCTTATTTTATCAGTGATGTGTGATACATTATTTTTGTAGTTAACAACTCTGTAGAATGGattatctttttaattctcATCCTCATATTTGTTGGTGCTTTTAGCTGTTGTATAGAGCATGATAATAGTTGATGATATAAGTATTCATGCATGCTAGCGTGCTTGATTATGTTATTCCAGATCTCCAGATAAATGATCAGGACATCTAAGTGTTTTATTATTGCTTGTTGATGATTGGGACATCAACGTCTTCATTATACATTGTAATACCAAAAGGCTGAGCAACTGTCTCTTTTCCCCCATTGTATTTTTGCTTGTGATGGTGTTTTATTGTGCGGGCATAGTTCTTAATTCAAAAGGCATTTAGTAGAGACATTAGtatgttaaaattataaatgaaattgCACGAAGGCAAAAACTACATGATTGGTgatctctaattttttattatattattttcccAACCTTGAAGACCTATGGCTATGAAGCCCTATACCTGAGAGTGTTTCCTTGTACCATGATGCTGATCGGGAACGACAAGTTTTACATTGGGTGAGTATTTAGGATACATCAAAATGATTAGTTGTAGAACATTGTGTTACACATTGTTTTAATGAGTAAATAGCTATGTTGTTTCTCTCCAAGGGCTATATCTGGTTTTCCTCATAAGATGTCTTGCACATCTGCTCGTTATCTGTGTCTCTATACACTCTTTTGTCTTCATTCTTAACTTAAGAATGACAGAAAATTTTCATATACATGCATGGACTGACTTGGGTTAGGTGCGTTAGGCCCCTCCGCTTCTCCCATTAAAAATTAAGGGAAAGTGGGGTGCGGGTGGAGTTGCCTGCTTGATGAATAAGTAGGCTTTTACCAAAAATTTTTGTGTTGGAAGATTTCTGtttgactttttctttttcttttttcctactTCTATGTCTTCCTTCTCATTGCTGCAGCATGGAAACTTATGTGAAGAGAAGAGATGGTTATGAGAGAAGATTGAATTATGTCGGGAAGGATCTGGATTGCGGCGATGTTCTTGTGTATAATGCTCCTTCTAGCAACCATAGGGACAATTAGAACACTGAGCTTCTTATTGATGCAGGTATTGTGCATAATTGTTGACTAACCTCTTGCTGGATATGTGGATAGTAATAGATATAGAGAATTGTCAAAGATTTTCATGTACCACGTACTACCTACTGAGTTCCTAGTTGTAAGAAGTAGTAGGAACTATTCCCAGTTTCTTTCttcatttatatttcattttactaCGGGTTAATCTTCTTTCGTGGTTAtggatatatatacacaattgtAGCCATTCGGCATCATAATGGTCTCTCATGTTTGCTTGTTTATTTTCTGTAAGTGACAGTGTTCCAAATCCTGACAAGAATAGAGTTTTtgaacatattatttatttattttcttgtcaatCATGCCcgaattatttttcttctctgtgGATTATTTAGTTCCGATATTGGACCATAATTTTTGTTTGCCGGGGAGTTGGTTGTGCAGTTATTGCAGAGTGCCTGTTCCTGTTCCTGCAAGTATTAATAACAAAGCATgagaaaaatagatatattcTGTTTTTACAATTGAAATGAGATGGGTTggaattaaagttaaaagttaaataaaatattattataatatattttttaaatattatttttatttttaaatttaaaaaaattaaattttttattttattttatacgtgaatttaagaaaattataaggaaTAAACGAAAAGAGTTGTAAAAGGGTTGGTTGGTTGTGAATGTCAAAAGACAGGCTTCTTCAACGACAGGGTCGGTTGGTTGGTTGTGAATTCCGGGGGATGAGAACGTAAGCTTTGCTGCCAAAGGACTCTGATTCTCAATCAGAAGCTTTGCTTACCTGTCCCATGAGTAATAGAACTCTCTCCCATAGGCCATAAGTAATGATTAGGTCTGTTGCCAGTTTGTCAGTTTTgtctcttttcctcttttggGGTTTTCTTCCTATTATTATTCCGCAACCTAAGTAGCGACAGGTGTTATGCAgctaaaaaaattttgtagttttttttttttaaatttatgttagagaaataatatttacaaagt includes these proteins:
- the LOC109003203 gene encoding uncharacterized protein LOC109003203 encodes the protein MMRRQHQDEQSRIFYELSALVLNILRSPPSPIPFSENSQPAAMTTSSSSASRRPYSAAQISPAGFASLLLGISLALMLCGSVTFFIGFILMPWVLGLVMVLYVAGIVSTVSMLGRSLLCYATAPPTPRKDVPAWKLM